The following proteins come from a genomic window of Gottfriedia acidiceleris:
- a CDS encoding acetyl-CoA C-acetyltransferase has translation MTKTVIVSAVRTPLGRFGGALKGFSAAQLGGFAIKETLSRVNHPLETIDDVIMGTVLQGGQGQLPSRQALRNAGLPWETRSETINKVCASGMRSVMLSDLLIRSGESNRIVAGGMESMSNTPFYQTSLRWGNKMGNTELKDGLLVDGLTCSFTGVHMGTYGSEVAKIENISREQQDEWALRSHQLAVESIKTGKFKEEIVTIESVGKKGVVTKIEVDECPREDTTIEKLAKLSPAFDRDGTITAGNAPGLNDGAAALLLMSEEDAKLNGYLPLATIVATESMAVEAKDFPRTPGYVIQKLLQKTNKKISDIDLFEINEAFAAVVLASSKIADIPLEKINVNGGAIALGHPIGASGARIIVSLINALKARGGGLGIAAICSGGGQGDAVLVEVR, from the coding sequence ATGACTAAAACAGTTATAGTAAGTGCAGTTCGTACACCTTTAGGCCGTTTTGGAGGCGCATTAAAGGGCTTTAGTGCTGCCCAATTAGGTGGTTTTGCTATTAAAGAAACTTTGAGCCGTGTTAACCATCCGTTAGAAACAATCGATGATGTAATAATGGGAACTGTTTTACAAGGTGGCCAAGGACAATTACCTTCAAGACAGGCACTTCGTAATGCAGGATTACCTTGGGAAACTAGATCAGAAACAATAAATAAAGTGTGCGCATCTGGTATGCGTAGTGTTATGCTTTCTGATTTATTGATTCGATCTGGTGAAAGTAACCGTATAGTTGCAGGCGGAATGGAATCTATGAGTAATACACCTTTTTATCAAACCTCATTAAGATGGGGAAATAAAATGGGGAATACAGAGTTAAAAGATGGTCTTCTAGTGGATGGTTTAACTTGTTCATTTACTGGCGTTCATATGGGTACATATGGAAGTGAAGTTGCTAAAATCGAAAACATATCTCGTGAGCAACAAGATGAGTGGGCACTTCGTAGTCATCAACTTGCAGTTGAATCGATTAAAACAGGGAAATTTAAAGAAGAAATCGTAACGATTGAGTCGGTTGGCAAAAAAGGAGTCGTAACAAAAATTGAAGTAGATGAGTGTCCAAGAGAGGATACTACTATTGAAAAATTAGCTAAGCTATCGCCAGCATTTGATCGTGATGGAACAATCACAGCTGGAAATGCTCCTGGACTAAATGACGGTGCTGCAGCTCTTTTATTAATGAGTGAGGAAGATGCAAAATTAAATGGCTATCTACCATTAGCTACAATTGTTGCAACAGAATCAATGGCTGTAGAAGCTAAGGACTTCCCAAGAACTCCGGGGTATGTCATTCAAAAATTATTACAAAAAACAAATAAAAAGATTTCAGATATTGATTTATTTGAAATTAACGAAGCATTCGCAGCAGTCGTTTTAGCAAGTTCGAAAATTGCAGATATACCTTTAGAAAAAATAAATGTAAATGGTGGAGCTATTGCTCTAGGACATCCAATTGGAGCAAGCGGTGCAAGAATCATCGTTTCATTAATTAATGCACTTAAAGCAAGAGGTGGCGGCTTAGGTATTGCTGCAATCTGCAGCGGCGGTGGTCAAGGAGACGCAGTCTTAGTAGAGGTGCGATAA
- the cls gene encoding cardiolipin synthase translates to MILCICLIALLFLILLASLDLYFGYKAFHKYDKTCPFKKRNSETMLITDGNDLYKHLLDDITEASSSISMLFYIVRNDDTSEKFLSLLEKKAQQGLQVRLLVDWIGSFRLKRKRIKKLKENGVEVLFNRRTGFPYTLYRFQHRNHRKITVIDQKTGYFGGFNIGKEYIGFDEDLGYWRDYHIRMTGEGVKDLHIQFLIDWVRSGGESFTLINDDELAKGKIEHHFYSSDFVRIENLYKDLIDQAKKHIYIGTPYFIPTKKLMNSLLAALKRGVRISVMIPEKEDHRLVKEASFPHLLLILEGGGEVFHYQKGFFHAKVLLIDDHFCDVGSVNFDRRSLCINDEWSCIFSSESFILKIKEIFTKDLERSKTYPIGHYKNTNFLWKCRKLLSKLLSPLM, encoded by the coding sequence ATGATTCTTTGTATTTGCTTAATTGCTCTACTCTTTCTTATACTCCTTGCTAGCTTAGATCTTTATTTTGGCTATAAAGCCTTTCATAAATATGATAAAACTTGTCCATTTAAAAAAAGAAATAGTGAAACAATGTTAATAACAGATGGTAATGATTTGTACAAGCATCTTCTAGACGACATAACAGAAGCAAGTAGTAGCATTTCTATGCTTTTTTATATTGTTCGAAATGATGATACATCCGAAAAATTTTTATCATTACTTGAAAAAAAAGCTCAGCAAGGATTACAGGTACGCCTTCTTGTTGATTGGATTGGAAGCTTTAGGCTTAAGCGTAAAAGAATAAAAAAACTAAAAGAAAATGGCGTGGAAGTACTTTTTAATCGGAGAACTGGATTTCCATATACTCTCTATCGGTTTCAACATCGTAACCATCGTAAGATTACAGTAATCGATCAAAAAACCGGTTATTTTGGTGGTTTTAATATTGGCAAAGAATATATTGGCTTTGATGAAGACTTAGGTTATTGGAGAGACTATCATATTCGAATGACAGGTGAAGGTGTAAAAGATTTACACATTCAATTTTTAATAGACTGGGTTAGAAGTGGCGGAGAATCCTTTACGTTAATTAATGATGATGAATTAGCAAAAGGAAAAATCGAGCATCACTTCTATTCCTCAGACTTTGTACGCATTGAGAACCTATATAAAGATTTAATAGATCAAGCAAAAAAACATATTTACATCGGTACACCTTATTTTATTCCAACAAAAAAATTGATGAACTCACTTCTTGCCGCTCTTAAACGAGGCGTCCGCATAAGTGTAATGATCCCAGAAAAAGAAGACCACAGACTAGTTAAAGAAGCGAGTTTTCCACATCTCCTTTTAATTTTAGAAGGTGGCGGGGAAGTTTTTCATTATCAGAAAGGGTTCTTTCATGCCAAAGTACTTCTCATCGATGATCATTTCTGTGATGTAGGATCCGTTAACTTTGATCGTAGAAGTCTTTGCATAAATGATGAATGGAGCTGCATTTTTTCAAGCGAGTCTTTCATTTTGAAGATTAAAGAAATATTTACAAAGGATTTAGAACGCTCAAAAACTTATCCTATTGGGCATTATAAAAATACAAATTTCCTATGGAAGTGTCGCAAGCTTTTATCTAAGCTTCTTTCTCCATTAATGTAG
- a CDS encoding heterodisulfide reductase-related iron-sulfur binding cluster codes for MNHALLYLNALGFVAITVYAIYLFIYLIQTRLAYIKLGKKEEFERNLKERFRKIWVNVFGQKKLLKDKKSGFIHLLFFYGFILVQAGALDFIIRGLVPSAHLPLGPLYGAFTFFEEIIALLILVAVVWAFHRRYIEKLVRLKRGWKSGLVLIFIGLLMLSTLFGNGMGIIWHGEATSFHEPIASLIATIFNGISKPLSISLFYVAWWTHLISLLTFLVYVPQSKHAHLLAGPANVYFNRLTKAGKLEKIDFEDETQETFGVGKISDFRQSQLIDLYACVECGRCTNVCPATATGKMLSPMDLILKLRDHLTETGAVVTSRAPWVPTVAFSKTKGNQLAFASQGKQESAATLEYSPSLIGDVITEEEIWACTTCRNCEDQCPVMNEHVEKVIDLRRYLVLTEGKMQPDAQRAMTNIERQGNPWGLNRKDRENWRELDESIHIPTVKEAQKAGEEIEYLFWVGAMGSYDNRSQKIALAFAKLMNEAGIKFAILGNKEKNSGDTPRRLGQEFLFQELASNNIAEIEKAGVSKLVTIDPHAYNTFKNEYPDFGLSIEVYHHTELLSQLVKEGKLKPVHQVNEVITYHDSCYLGRYNEVYEAPRDILRAIPGVKLVEMERKRETGMCCGAGGGLMWMEEHVGNRINVTRTEQALAVSPNVIGTGCPYCLTMLSDGTKAKEVEENVKTLDIAELLELSIFGDKQNQAS; via the coding sequence ATGAATCATGCACTTTTGTATTTGAACGCACTAGGGTTTGTGGCAATTACAGTTTATGCAATTTATTTATTCATTTACCTGATTCAAACAAGACTTGCCTACATCAAATTAGGTAAAAAAGAAGAATTTGAAAGAAATTTGAAAGAACGTTTCCGAAAAATTTGGGTCAATGTTTTTGGACAAAAAAAGCTATTGAAGGATAAGAAAAGTGGATTTATTCATTTGTTATTCTTTTATGGATTCATTTTAGTTCAAGCAGGGGCTTTAGATTTTATTATAAGAGGTCTTGTTCCTAGCGCTCATTTACCTCTTGGACCTTTGTATGGTGCATTTACATTTTTTGAAGAAATCATTGCGCTACTAATATTGGTGGCAGTTGTGTGGGCCTTCCATCGACGATATATTGAAAAGTTAGTTCGACTAAAAAGAGGTTGGAAAAGCGGTTTAGTTCTTATTTTTATTGGTTTATTAATGCTATCAACACTATTTGGTAATGGTATGGGAATCATTTGGCATGGTGAAGCAACGAGCTTTCACGAACCAATTGCATCATTAATTGCAACAATTTTTAACGGAATTAGTAAGCCTTTATCAATTTCATTATTTTATGTTGCTTGGTGGACTCACTTAATTTCACTTTTAACGTTCTTAGTATATGTACCTCAATCAAAACACGCACATTTACTTGCTGGTCCAGCGAACGTTTATTTTAATCGTTTAACGAAAGCAGGAAAATTAGAAAAAATAGATTTTGAAGATGAGACACAAGAGACATTTGGTGTTGGGAAAATTAGCGACTTCCGTCAATCACAGTTAATTGACTTATATGCTTGTGTTGAATGTGGTCGTTGTACTAATGTATGTCCAGCTACTGCAACTGGAAAAATGCTGTCACCGATGGATTTAATTTTAAAACTTCGTGACCATTTAACTGAAACAGGGGCTGTTGTAACGTCCCGTGCACCTTGGGTTCCAACAGTTGCCTTTTCTAAAACAAAAGGAAATCAATTAGCATTTGCATCACAAGGAAAACAAGAATCAGCAGCAACATTGGAATATAGTCCAAGTTTAATTGGTGACGTAATTACTGAAGAAGAGATTTGGGCATGTACAACTTGTCGTAACTGTGAAGATCAATGTCCAGTAATGAATGAGCATGTTGAAAAAGTAATTGATTTACGTCGTTATTTAGTTTTAACAGAAGGTAAGATGCAACCTGATGCTCAACGTGCAATGACAAATATCGAACGTCAAGGAAACCCATGGGGATTAAATCGTAAAGATCGTGAAAACTGGAGAGAACTTGATGAAAGTATCCATATCCCTACAGTAAAAGAAGCTCAGAAAGCTGGAGAAGAAATTGAGTACTTATTCTGGGTTGGTGCAATGGGTTCATATGATAACCGTAGCCAAAAAATAGCATTAGCATTTGCGAAACTAATGAATGAAGCTGGAATTAAGTTTGCAATTTTAGGAAATAAGGAGAAAAATTCTGGCGATACACCTAGACGATTAGGTCAAGAATTCTTATTCCAAGAGTTAGCAAGTAATAATATCGCTGAAATTGAAAAAGCGGGAGTCAGCAAATTAGTAACAATTGATCCGCATGCTTATAACACATTTAAAAATGAATATCCTGATTTTGGTTTATCAATAGAAGTTTATCATCATACAGAATTATTATCTCAACTGGTTAAAGAAGGTAAGTTAAAGCCGGTTCATCAAGTAAATGAAGTGATTACTTACCATGATTCATGCTATTTAGGTCGATACAATGAAGTTTATGAAGCTCCTAGGGATATACTTCGTGCAATACCTGGTGTCAAACTGGTTGAAATGGAGCGTAAACGTGAAACAGGTATGTGCTGTGGAGCGGGCGGAGGATTAATGTGGATGGAAGAGCATGTTGGTAATCGTATTAATGTAACACGTACTGAACAAGCACTTGCAGTTAGTCCAAATGTAATTGGAACAGGTTGTCCTTATTGCTTAACAATGCTATCAGATGGAACAAAAGCAAAAGAGGTCGAAGAAAATGTGAAAACACTAGATATAGCAGAGCTTTTAGAGTTATCAATTTTTGGTGATAAACAAAACCAAGCTTCATAA
- a CDS encoding anti-sigma factor domain-containing protein → MNNGIVLKVNHSSVVVLTANGEYLKCKKLLSSYSIGEEIQFPNNAIILNKKMKLSIPKLIPVIIASGLILISFIFVNFNNNEALAAGKVTFDSQAKVSLILDKQLKVIALKGHNEQGKQVIDKMDNWKNEPLNLVMDDLVDEMEKSKVIEPDEAIKLTGKMSKEFENKQSELNHELMDFQDSNNHFNIPNSKELDQPKVKTQNQSLNQNKQEKSFKSNSTKVTKGETNYKNNSSLKSPTVEKEKNNSHSKEVQNNRHQDQHWGNKQRQWNHKNQNVHHESSNQNQKKQSNNNEKHLDKKKNDYKDDHELKTSNNDQRRNENKEDCHGCNNDYKNNQNKNENNNGWQNGNEKHSD, encoded by the coding sequence ATGAATAATGGTATTGTATTAAAAGTTAATCATTCTTCTGTAGTTGTACTAACAGCTAACGGAGAATACTTAAAGTGTAAAAAATTATTATCATCCTATTCGATCGGTGAAGAAATTCAGTTCCCCAACAATGCAATCATTTTAAATAAAAAAATGAAATTGAGCATACCTAAATTGATACCTGTCATAATTGCGAGTGGATTAATTCTTATTTCTTTTATATTTGTAAATTTCAACAACAATGAAGCATTGGCAGCAGGAAAGGTTACATTTGACTCACAAGCAAAGGTATCTTTAATATTGGACAAACAGTTAAAGGTCATTGCATTAAAAGGTCATAATGAACAAGGAAAACAAGTAATCGACAAAATGGATAACTGGAAAAATGAACCCCTAAATTTAGTTATGGATGATTTAGTTGATGAAATGGAAAAATCTAAAGTAATTGAACCAGATGAAGCAATTAAATTAACTGGTAAGATGAGCAAAGAATTTGAAAATAAACAAAGTGAGCTAAATCATGAATTGATGGATTTTCAAGATAGTAATAATCATTTTAATATCCCAAATTCTAAGGAACTAGATCAGCCAAAGGTTAAAACTCAAAATCAAAGTCTAAATCAAAATAAACAAGAAAAAAGTTTTAAATCTAATTCCACAAAAGTGACAAAAGGTGAAACCAATTACAAGAATAATTCTAGTTTAAAGTCACCTACAGTAGAAAAAGAAAAAAATAATAGTCATTCAAAAGAAGTTCAGAACAATAGACATCAAGATCAGCACTGGGGAAATAAGCAGCGTCAATGGAATCATAAAAATCAAAATGTACACCATGAATCATCGAATCAAAATCAAAAGAAACAATCCAACAACAATGAAAAGCATCTAGACAAAAAAAAAAATGACTATAAAGATGACCACGAATTAAAAACAAGTAATAATGACCAACGAAGAAATGAAAATAAAGAAGACTGCCATGGATGCAATAATGATTATAAAAACAATCAAAACAAGAATGAGAACAATAATGGTTGGCAAAACGGTAATGAAAAACACTCAGATTAA
- a CDS encoding acyl-CoA dehydrogenase — translation MQFRLSEEHEMIRKMVRDFARNEVAPSAAERDEHEKFDRSIFDQMAELGLTGIPFPEEYGGIGSDYLAYVIAVEELSRVCASTGVTLSAHTSLASWPIFKFGTEEQKQKFLKPLAQGTKIGAYGLTEPGSGSDAGGMRTTARKEGNEYILNGSKIFITNGGEAEIYVVFAVTDPTNKHGVSAFIVESDTPGFSVGKKESKLGIRSSPTTEIIFEECRIPAENLLGEEGKGFKVAMQTLDGGRNGIAAQAVGIAQGALDASVDYAKERVQFGKPIIAQQGVSFKLADMATSIEASRLLTYQAAWLESNGLPYGKESAMSKLLAGDTAMKVTTEAVQVFGGYGYTKDYPVERFMRDAKITQIYEGTQEIQKLVISRML, via the coding sequence ATGCAATTTCGTTTAAGTGAAGAACATGAAATGATTCGTAAAATGGTAAGAGATTTTGCTAGAAATGAGGTTGCTCCGTCAGCTGCTGAGCGTGATGAGCATGAAAAATTTGACCGTTCAATTTTTGATCAAATGGCTGAGTTGGGATTAACAGGTATTCCATTCCCAGAGGAATATGGTGGAATCGGTAGCGATTATTTAGCTTACGTTATCGCGGTTGAAGAGCTTTCTAGAGTTTGCGCTTCAACGGGTGTAACTTTATCAGCTCACACTTCATTAGCTAGTTGGCCGATATTTAAATTTGGTACTGAAGAACAAAAACAAAAATTCTTAAAACCGTTAGCACAAGGAACAAAAATCGGTGCTTATGGATTAACTGAACCAGGGTCTGGGTCAGATGCTGGTGGTATGAGAACGACTGCTAGAAAAGAAGGAAATGAATATATATTAAATGGTTCAAAAATATTTATTACTAATGGTGGAGAAGCGGAAATTTACGTAGTATTTGCCGTGACTGATCCTACAAATAAACACGGAGTTTCTGCATTTATCGTTGAAAGTGATACACCAGGTTTTTCAGTTGGTAAGAAAGAAAGTAAATTAGGTATTCGTTCATCGCCAACAACTGAAATTATTTTTGAAGAATGCCGTATCCCAGCTGAAAACCTATTAGGTGAAGAAGGTAAAGGATTTAAAGTTGCGATGCAAACTCTTGATGGTGGTAGAAATGGAATCGCTGCTCAAGCAGTTGGTATTGCACAAGGTGCTTTAGATGCGTCAGTTGATTATGCTAAAGAGCGTGTTCAATTTGGTAAACCAATTATTGCTCAACAAGGTGTCTCATTTAAACTTGCAGATATGGCTACAAGTATCGAAGCTTCTCGTCTATTAACTTATCAAGCTGCATGGTTAGAATCTAATGGACTTCCATATGGTAAGGAATCTGCTATGTCTAAATTACTTGCAGGAGATACTGCGATGAAAGTTACAACAGAGGCAGTACAAGTTTTCGGTGGCTATGGATATACGAAGGATTATCCGGTAGAACGCTTTATGCGAGATGCTAAAATCACTCAAATCTATGAAGGAACACAAGAAATTCAAAAACTAGTAATCTCAAGAATGCTATAA
- the icmF gene encoding fused isobutyryl-CoA mutase/GTPase IcmF gives MVEKYQAKHKIRFVTASSLFDGHDVSINMIRRLLQENGVEVIHLGHNRSVEEIINAAIQEDVQGISISSYQGGHMEYFKYMYDLLQERGASHIKLFGGGGGVILPKEQEELEEYGITKIYSPEDGRIMGLQGMINHMLQSTDFLPPLKDLENVQKLSATNHKEIARFITLAENKGSLDSSLEMAATLEKSETSKSVVIGMTGTGGAGKSSLTDELVRRFIQEFPEKTIGIVSIDPTKRKTGGALLGDRIRMNSIHHPNVYMRSLATRDSQSEISNALEDTISILKSADFDVIFVETSGIGQGDAAITQYSDIHLYVMTSEFGAPSQLEKIDMIDFADLIAINKFERQGSEDALRLVQKQYQRSRHLFHDDIATMPVYGTIASQFNDAGTNNLFLALTKSIEKHTTNEWTTTYIKPGNVEKQHVIIPSNRRFYLREIAETVRNYHENTEIEAAKASKLYQIEGTLSEIESQNIEDAKHTLVDLKNKFEESLAPSTKQALNHFKLIKEAYSQDQLIQKIRDKEIKVELTTTTLSGTKIPKVSVPTYRDYGDLLRWVAKENVPGYFPFTAGVFPFKRQDEDPKRQFAGEGPPSRTNKRFHYLCENDPAKRLSTAFDSVTLYGEDPAIRPDIFGKIGESGVNVCTLENMIELYNGFDLCSPSTSVSMTINGPAPIILAMFLNTAIHQQVEIKEKELGRILTVEEFTEIKRITLQKVRGTVQADILKEDQGQNTCIFSTEFALKMMGDIQQYFIDNNVRNYYSVSISGYHIAEAGANPISQLAFTLSNGFTYVEYYLSRGMKIDDFAHNLSFFFSNGLDAEYSVIGRVARRIWAVTMKEKYGASERSQKLKYHVQTSGRSLHAQEMAFNDIRTTLQALLALYDNCNSLHTNAYDEAVTTPTEESVRRAMAIQLIIQKENGLSKNENPIQGSFIIEQLTDLVEEAVLKEFERISDRGGVLGAMELQYQRGKIQEESLYYETLKHNGELPIIGVNSYINPNEQMESINTMEIARSSYEEKQSQIDHVEQFQVKHKSEAQVALEQLKQVARQNGNLFEELMNTVRVASLGQITQALYEVGGQYRRNM, from the coding sequence ATGGTAGAAAAGTATCAAGCTAAGCACAAGATTCGTTTCGTTACTGCATCAAGCTTATTTGATGGCCATGACGTGTCAATCAATATGATTAGAAGATTATTGCAAGAAAATGGTGTTGAAGTTATTCATTTAGGGCATAACCGCTCTGTTGAAGAAATTATTAACGCAGCAATTCAAGAGGATGTACAAGGTATTTCAATTTCTTCCTACCAAGGTGGACATATGGAGTACTTTAAATATATGTACGACTTGCTTCAAGAAAGAGGCGCTTCTCACATTAAGCTATTTGGTGGTGGCGGTGGCGTAATTTTGCCTAAAGAACAAGAGGAATTAGAAGAATACGGAATCACTAAAATCTATTCTCCTGAAGATGGCCGTATAATGGGACTTCAAGGAATGATTAATCATATGTTACAAAGCACAGATTTTCTTCCACCTTTGAAGGACTTAGAAAACGTTCAAAAACTATCTGCTACAAATCATAAAGAAATTGCTAGATTTATTACTTTAGCTGAAAATAAAGGATCTCTAGATTCAAGCTTAGAGATGGCCGCAACATTAGAAAAATCAGAAACTAGTAAAAGTGTAGTAATTGGTATGACAGGTACTGGTGGAGCGGGTAAGAGTTCATTAACAGATGAGCTAGTACGCCGTTTTATTCAAGAGTTTCCAGAAAAAACAATTGGTATTGTTTCAATTGATCCAACAAAACGTAAAACAGGTGGGGCACTATTAGGTGATCGTATTCGAATGAATTCAATTCACCATCCAAATGTGTATATGCGAAGTTTAGCTACTCGAGATAGTCAATCTGAAATCTCAAATGCATTAGAGGATACTATTTCAATCTTAAAATCAGCTGATTTTGACGTTATTTTTGTTGAGACAAGTGGTATCGGTCAAGGTGATGCTGCAATTACTCAGTACAGTGATATTCATCTGTATGTTATGACAAGTGAATTTGGAGCACCTTCTCAATTAGAAAAAATTGATATGATTGACTTTGCAGATTTGATTGCAATTAATAAATTTGAACGTCAAGGATCAGAAGATGCATTACGTCTTGTTCAAAAACAATATCAACGTAGTCGCCATCTTTTCCATGATGATATCGCTACAATGCCTGTATACGGAACAATAGCAAGTCAGTTCAACGATGCAGGAACTAATAATTTATTTTTAGCTTTAACAAAATCAATTGAAAAACACACTACAAATGAGTGGACCACGACATATATTAAGCCGGGGAATGTTGAGAAACAACATGTCATTATTCCAAGTAATCGTCGTTTTTATTTAAGAGAAATTGCAGAAACGGTAAGAAACTATCACGAAAATACTGAAATTGAGGCAGCAAAAGCTTCAAAGCTTTATCAAATTGAAGGAACATTGTCTGAAATAGAGTCACAAAATATTGAAGATGCAAAGCATACATTAGTAGATTTGAAAAATAAATTTGAAGAATCTCTTGCTCCATCTACAAAACAAGCTCTAAATCATTTTAAATTGATTAAAGAAGCTTATTCACAAGATCAACTAATTCAAAAAATTAGAGATAAAGAAATTAAAGTTGAGTTAACAACTACAACTTTATCGGGTACAAAAATACCGAAAGTATCTGTACCTACCTATCGAGATTATGGAGATTTATTAAGATGGGTTGCGAAGGAAAACGTACCTGGATATTTCCCGTTTACAGCTGGAGTATTCCCATTCAAGCGTCAAGATGAAGATCCGAAGAGACAATTTGCTGGTGAGGGACCTCCAAGCAGAACGAATAAACGATTCCACTATTTATGTGAGAATGACCCAGCTAAACGTTTAAGTACAGCATTTGATTCAGTAACTCTATACGGAGAAGACCCAGCAATCCGTCCTGATATTTTTGGGAAAATAGGTGAGAGTGGAGTTAATGTATGTACTTTAGAAAATATGATTGAGCTTTACAATGGTTTTGATTTATGTAGTCCTTCAACATCTGTTTCTATGACAATTAATGGTCCAGCACCAATTATTTTAGCTATGTTCTTAAATACTGCTATCCATCAACAAGTTGAAATCAAAGAAAAAGAATTAGGCCGTATTTTAACAGTTGAAGAATTTACTGAAATAAAGCGAATAACTTTACAAAAAGTTCGTGGTACTGTTCAAGCTGATATTTTAAAAGAGGATCAAGGGCAAAATACATGTATTTTCTCAACAGAATTCGCTTTAAAAATGATGGGCGATATTCAGCAGTATTTTATTGATAATAATGTTCGTAATTATTATTCAGTTTCAATTTCTGGATACCATATTGCTGAAGCCGGAGCAAATCCGATTTCACAACTTGCATTCACTTTATCTAACGGATTCACTTACGTTGAATATTATTTAAGTCGAGGCATGAAAATTGATGATTTTGCCCATAATTTATCGTTCTTCTTTAGTAATGGACTTGATGCTGAGTACTCCGTAATAGGACGTGTAGCGAGAAGAATTTGGGCTGTTACTATGAAAGAAAAATATGGTGCATCTGAACGTAGCCAAAAACTTAAATACCATGTTCAAACATCAGGTCGCTCATTACATGCTCAAGAGATGGCATTTAATGATATTCGTACTACGTTACAAGCGTTACTGGCTTTATATGATAACTGTAATTCACTTCATACAAATGCATATGATGAAGCTGTTACAACTCCTACGGAGGAATCTGTACGTCGAGCAATGGCGATTCAGCTTATTATTCAAAAAGAAAATGGTCTATCGAAGAATGAAAATCCAATCCAAGGATCATTTATCATTGAGCAACTAACAGACTTAGTAGAAGAAGCAGTCTTAAAAGAGTTTGAGAGAATCAGTGATCGTGGTGGCGTATTAGGTGCGATGGAGCTTCAATATCAACGTGGCAAAATTCAAGAAGAGTCACTTTATTATGAAACACTTAA
- the uvsE gene encoding UV DNA damage repair endonuclease UvsE produces the protein MIIRFGYVSHALSLYNCSPAKTLTFTRYKALDRDERLQKLIYVTSQNIENTFRALHYNVGQQIPLYRMSSSMVPLATHPDVEFDFINIFHKQFKEIGDFIKKHELRVSFHPNQFTLFTSDKTHITDNAVIDMEYHYKVLEAMGISDHSVINIHIGGAYGNKELAIQRFYENIKKLPTHIKKQMTLENDDKTYNTSETLMVCKNEGIPLVFDYHHHMANLCEEPLEKLLPLIFSTWEHTYLKPKIHISSPKSDKEFRAHSDLIDLDFIKPFFDIVRSIGKDIDIMIESKKKDLALLQLMEDIAKWRGYKRISGGIIEVT, from the coding sequence ATGATTATTCGATTTGGATATGTATCACATGCATTATCGTTATATAATTGTTCACCTGCAAAAACTCTTACGTTTACACGTTATAAAGCCCTTGATCGAGACGAGCGTTTACAGAAATTAATTTATGTTACATCTCAAAATATCGAAAATACGTTTAGAGCACTTCATTATAATGTAGGACAACAAATTCCTTTATACAGAATGTCCTCTTCAATGGTCCCTTTGGCGACTCATCCAGATGTAGAATTCGATTTTATAAATATTTTTCACAAACAATTTAAAGAAATAGGCGATTTTATCAAAAAGCATGAATTAAGAGTTAGTTTTCATCCTAACCAATTCACGCTTTTTACAAGTGATAAAACTCATATTACTGATAATGCTGTGATTGATATGGAGTATCATTACAAAGTTCTTGAAGCAATGGGTATTTCAGACCATAGCGTCATTAATATACATATTGGAGGCGCGTATGGAAATAAAGAGCTCGCTATCCAACGTTTTTATGAAAATATAAAAAAGCTCCCTACTCATATAAAAAAACAAATGACATTAGAAAATGACGATAAAACGTATAATACAAGTGAAACACTAATGGTATGTAAAAACGAAGGTATTCCGCTCGTATTTGACTATCATCATCATATGGCAAATTTATGCGAAGAACCGTTAGAGAAATTATTACCCCTTATATTCTCTACTTGGGAGCATACATATTTGAAACCTAAGATTCATATTTCATCTCCGAAATCTGATAAAGAGTTTAGAGCGCATTCAGATTTAATTGACCTTGATTTTATTAAGCCCTTTTTTGACATCGTCAGATCAATTGGAAAAGATATCGATATAATGATTGAATCGAAAAAAAAGGATTTAGCTCTATTGCAATTAATGGAAGATATAGCGAAATGGAGAGGTTATAAGCGAATAAGTGGTGGTATAATCGAAGTTACTTAA